One segment of Pelecanus crispus isolate bPelCri1 chromosome 2, bPelCri1.pri, whole genome shotgun sequence DNA contains the following:
- the MCMDC2 gene encoding minichromosome maintenance domain-containing protein 2, translating into MHCEIQKMREIALVYLDRSGGLQKFVHDCKKYNDSKQSYAVYRFIISINPSDIAELDATLGNYILHNPIQAAQIFQSVCFIAIKTLSLIEQLQTEAQISILLKPTHLPPLPSYVLSLSAFPFNYTSQRFYMSEGIAIAMGTVTKYTQGARFLCTEETCPFSEGFRYIRVHLPGATESATVRNDFVCSLCSSPLQEDMKFRVLGDKQIVEMIDAKVLDALKGYSNDKSHFRIQTFTVFLRDELANKMKIGNQYKIIGIPACVQNGLQATACIEVNSVQLCKPNGPSFVSDNFKYLLSLTSSSCWRFTAILANIFASQVVPPGTYNTLKLAILLSLVQTCEKENADYLDLLIMTSDTLVIDRLLNYSICLLPRGIRHPPSSEIFPSVSKDKHGTGSASIHACSAVLAKGGICYIGDLSSYKKDKLELLQSVLESRTTTVFIPGKKYGEAADQQVTISVQTNFWSYVDVDCSSKKHIQKDNFLIGQMDTSLIPPNLLDVFGLLIYNEFPSCRLSSPLVHHILKKAINPEAILYKASQQFSMQDYEEFILFAKNLHVELSSEAENLIQGYYLASRRVRRDSIHGSTLSASALKILISLSKAHTKLSLRKKVLEEDALIAILLLESSLTLKHGKSALCVAPNPVFPFDLSDENSLQQRDSYLMQCHHQLLKFIGAYGPGIHINSKEE; encoded by the exons ATGCattgtgaaatacagaaaatgcgGGAAATTGCCCTTGTTTACCTTGACAGAAGTGGTGGCCTTCAGAAATTCGTGCATGATTGCAAAAAGTATAATG ACTCAAAACAAAGTTATGCTGTTTATCGTTTCATTATTTCAATAAATCCTTCTGATATTGCTGAATTAGATGCAACTCTTGGAAACTACATTCTTCATAATCCCATACAAGCTGCACAGATTTTTCAGTCA GTATGTTTCATAGCTATTAAGACATTATCTTTAATTGAACAACTGCAAACAGAGGCCCAG ATTAGTATACTGCTGAAACCAACACATTTGCCACCTTTACCAAGTTATGTTCTGAGTCTTTCCGCGTTTCCCTTTAATTACACATCTCAAAGATTTTATATGTCTGAAGGAATAGCGATTGCAATGGGAACTGTAACAAAATACACACAAGGAGCAAGATTTCTTTGTACTGAGGAAACCTGTCCATTTTCTGAAg ggttTAGGTATATAAGAGTGCATCTGCCTGGAGCTACAGAATCTGCCACAGTGAGGAATGATTTTGTGTGTAGTCTGTGTTCTTCGCCACTGCAGGAAGACATGAAATTTAGAGTACTTGGTG ataaaCAAATAGTTGAAATGATTGATGCAAAAGTTCTTGATGCTTTGAAAGGATATTCCAATGATAAATCACATTTTAGGATTCAGACGTTTACAGTTTTCTTGAGAG atGAACTGgccaataaaatgaaaataggaaACCAGTACAAGATTATAGGAATTCCAGCTTGTGTACAAAATGGCTTACAAGCTACAGCATGTATAGAAGTCAATAGTGTACAGCTCTGTAAACCAAATG gtCCTTCTTTTGTCAGTGACAATTTTAAGTATCTTCTCTCACTGACTTCAAGTTCATGCTGGAGGTTTACAGCCATCCTTGCCAATATCTTTGCTTCTCAAGTTGTTCCACCAGGCACTTACAATACTTTGAAACTCGCAATATTGCTGAGTCTAGTACAGacatgtgaaaaagaaaatgcagattatCTGGATCTGTTGATTATGACAAGCGACACACTAGTAATCGATAG GCTTCTGAATTACAGCATCTGTCTTCTGCCTCGTGGCATACGACACCCACCTTCTAGtgaaatttttccttctgtgtccaAAGATAAACACGGAACTGGAAGTGCTAGTATTCACGCTTGCAGTGCTGTGCTGGCTAAGGGTGGTATCTGTTACATAGGAGACTTATCTTCATATAAAAAGGATAAACTTGAACTTCTGCAGTCCG TGCTCGAGAGCAGAACGACAACAGTATTCATTCCTGGGAAGAAGTATGGAGAAGCAGCTGACCAACAAGTTACTATTTCAGTTCAGACCAATTTTTGGTCTTATGTAGATGTGGATTGTTCCTCAAAGAAACATATACAGAAGGACAATTTTTTAATTGGACAGATG GATACGAGTTTGATCCCACCTAACCTTCTAGATGTTTTTGGGCTTTTGATATACAATGAGTTTCCTTCCTGTCGACTATCTTCTCCTCTTGTACATCATATCTTGAAAAAAGCCATTAATCCTGAAGCCATACTGTACAAAGCCTCCCAGCAATTCAGCATGCAGGATTATGAGGAG TTCATTTTGTTTGCTAAGAATCTCCATGTTGAACTGagttcagaagcagaaaacctCATTCAGGGCTACTATCTTGCAAGTCGCAGAGTGAGAAGAGATTCTATTCATGGATCAACATTATCAGCATCTGCACTAAAAATTCT GATTTCACTGTCTAAGGCTCATACTAAACTAAGTTTAAGAAAGAAAGTACTTGAGGAAGATGCGTTGATTGCCATCTTGTTACTTGAGTCATCTCTTACCCTAAAACACG GTAAGTCTGCATTATGTGTAGCACCAAATCCTGTATTTCCATTTGACCTCAGTGATGAAAACTCCCTGCAACAGAGAGACAGTTACCTAATGCAGTGTCACCATCAACTGCTGAAGTTTATTGGTGCATATGGCCCAGGAATTCACATTAACAGTAAGGAAGAGTAA